A genomic region of Saccopteryx bilineata isolate mSacBil1 chromosome 1, mSacBil1_pri_phased_curated, whole genome shotgun sequence contains the following coding sequences:
- the LOC136320380 gene encoding small ribosomal subunit protein uS8-like: protein MNVLTDALKNINNARKRSKCQVLIRPCSEVIIWFLSAMMKHGYMSKFVIIDEQRAGKIVVNLTGRLSKCGVISPRFDHQFGFIILRILAGIMGQEEAR from the coding sequence ATGAATGTCTTGACTGATGCTCTCAAGAATATCAACAATGccagaaagagaagcaaatgCCAGGTTCTTATTAGGCCATGCTCTGAAGTCATCATCTGGTTTCTATCTGCGATGATGAAGCATGGTTACATGAGCAAATTTGTAATTATTGATGAACAAAGAGCTGGGAAAATTGTTGTGAACCTCACAGGCAGGCTAAGTAAATGTGGAGTAATCAGCCCTAGATTTGATCATCAGTTTGGTTTCATTATACTAAGAATCTTAGCAGGCATCATGGGCCAAGAAGAAGCAAGATGA